One genomic window of Medicago truncatula cultivar Jemalong A17 chromosome 1, MtrunA17r5.0-ANR, whole genome shotgun sequence includes the following:
- the LOC11432822 gene encoding group 2 truncated hemoglobin 3-2: MQSLQQKASEWSGVSTDEAFSIDETNLFQKLGLQTFINLSTNFYNRVYDDEEEEWFRSIFANSKKEEAIQNQYEFFVQRMGGPPLFSQRRGHPALIGRHQPFPVTHQAAERWLHHMQLALDTTPDIDDDSKIKMMNFFRHTAYFLVAGDELKNPNQQIPCKHAAGKDNS, translated from the exons ATGCAGAGTCTTCAACAGAAAGCTTCAGAATGGAGCGGAGTTTCAACAGATGAAGCTTTCTCCATCGATGAAACCAATCTCTTCCAGAAACTTGGTCTTCAAACTTTCATTAACCTCTCCACCAATTTTTACAATAG GgtttatgatgatgaagaagaagaatggtTTCGTTCCATATTTGCAAATTCTAAGAAAGAAGAAGCTATTCAGAATCAGTATGAATTCTTTGTGCAAAGAATGGGAGGGCCTCCGCTTTTTTCTCAGAGAAGAG GTCATCCTGCTCTAATTGGTCGACATCAACCATTTCCAGTCACACATCAAGCTGCGGAGAGGTGGTTACATCACATGCAACTAGCATTGGACACTACTCCAGATATAGATGATGACTCAAAGATCAAAATGATGAACTTCTTCAG GCACACTGCATACTTTTTGGTGGCTGGTGATGAGCTAAAGAATCCAAACCAACAGATACCATGCAAGCATGCAGCTGGAAAAGACAATTCATGA
- the LOC11429614 gene encoding protein ATAF2 isoform X1, with protein sequence MQKDKEVVSKERKDMEMEGNREKEETLPPGFRFHPTDEELITYYLVNKISDSVNFTCKAIGDVDLNKCEPWELPGKAKMGTKEWYFFSLRDRKYPTGVRTNRATNTGYWKTTGKDKEIFNSVTSELVGMKKTLVFYKGRAPRGEKTNWVMHEYRIHSKSSIRTNKQDEWVVSRVFRKSAGAKKYPSSSSNLTRAVMNPYNINLEVGPPSFNNNMTPPTMMQHLGLDSATHFQLYGRNYINTGEVLRAGVPMHQYGSHLSSSPLGGEGFTISGLNLNLGGSTSSQTILRPMPSTTHTMAADFNSNMMTGANSNTLVAAENNNNLGFGGGDQVNNANPNHGNRYNMQGTMDHCVDLDHYWPPSY encoded by the exons ATGCAA AAGGACAAAGAAGTTGTTAGTAAAGAAAGGAAGGATATGGAAATGGAAGGAAATCGTGAGAAAGAGGAAACCCTACCTCCTGGATTTCGATTTCATCCTACCGATGAAGAACTCATCACTTACTATCTTGTAAACAAGATTTCAGATTCTGTAAATTTTACATGCAAAGCAATAGGTGATGTAGATCTCAACAAATGCGAGCCATGGGAGCTTCCag GGAAGGCCAAGATGGGTACAAAAGAATGGTACTTCTTCAGTCTAAGAGATCGTAAATATCCAACAGGTGTGAGAACTAATAGAGCAACAAACACTGGATATTGGAAAACCACAGGGAAAGACAAGGAGATTTTCAACAGTGTTACATCAGAATTAGTTGGTATGAAGAAGACTTTGGTTTTTTACAAAGGTCGGGCTCCTAGAGGAGAGAAAACCAACTGGGTTATGCATGAATACCGTATCCATTCCAAATCCAGTATTAGAACCAACAAg cAGGATGAATGGGTGGTAAGCAGAGTATTCCGCAAGAGTGCAGGTGCAAAGAAGtacccttcttcttcttcaaatctTACAAGAGCAGTCATGAACCCTTACAATATTAATCTAGAAGTTGGTCCTCCTAGCTTTAACAATAATATGACACCACCAACAATGATGCAGCATTTAGGGCTAGATTCTGCTACTCATTTCCAGCTCTATGGAAGGAACTACATCAACACTGGAGAAGTTCTAAGAGCTGGTGTACCAATGCATCAATATGGATCCCATTTATCATCATCACCCTTAGGAGGAGAAGGATTCACCATTTCAGGGCTTAATTTGAATCTTGGAGGTTCCACATCATCACAAACTATTTTGAGGCCAATGCCATCAACTACTCATACTATGGCTGCTGATTTCAACTCCAACATGATGACAGGTGCAAATAGTAATACCCTTGTTGCTGCAGAGAATAATAATAACTTAGGGTTTGGTGGTGGAGATCAAGTGAATAATGCAAACCCTAATCATGGCAATAGGTACAATATGCAGGGTACTATGGACCATTGTGTGGATCTTGATCATTACTGGCCACCTTCTTACTGA
- the LOC11429614 gene encoding protein ATAF2 isoform X2: MQKDKEVVSKERKDMEMEGNREKEETLPPGFRFHPTDEELITYYLVNKISDSVNFTCKAIGDVDLNKCEPWELPGKAKMGTKEWYFFSLRDRKYPTGVRTNRATNTGYWKTTGKDKEIFNSVTSELVGMKKTLVFYKGRAPRGEKTNWVMHEYRIHSKSSIRTNKDEWVVSRVFRKSAGAKKYPSSSSNLTRAVMNPYNINLEVGPPSFNNNMTPPTMMQHLGLDSATHFQLYGRNYINTGEVLRAGVPMHQYGSHLSSSPLGGEGFTISGLNLNLGGSTSSQTILRPMPSTTHTMAADFNSNMMTGANSNTLVAAENNNNLGFGGGDQVNNANPNHGNRYNMQGTMDHCVDLDHYWPPSY; the protein is encoded by the exons ATGCAA AAGGACAAAGAAGTTGTTAGTAAAGAAAGGAAGGATATGGAAATGGAAGGAAATCGTGAGAAAGAGGAAACCCTACCTCCTGGATTTCGATTTCATCCTACCGATGAAGAACTCATCACTTACTATCTTGTAAACAAGATTTCAGATTCTGTAAATTTTACATGCAAAGCAATAGGTGATGTAGATCTCAACAAATGCGAGCCATGGGAGCTTCCag GGAAGGCCAAGATGGGTACAAAAGAATGGTACTTCTTCAGTCTAAGAGATCGTAAATATCCAACAGGTGTGAGAACTAATAGAGCAACAAACACTGGATATTGGAAAACCACAGGGAAAGACAAGGAGATTTTCAACAGTGTTACATCAGAATTAGTTGGTATGAAGAAGACTTTGGTTTTTTACAAAGGTCGGGCTCCTAGAGGAGAGAAAACCAACTGGGTTATGCATGAATACCGTATCCATTCCAAATCCAGTATTAGAACCAACAAg GATGAATGGGTGGTAAGCAGAGTATTCCGCAAGAGTGCAGGTGCAAAGAAGtacccttcttcttcttcaaatctTACAAGAGCAGTCATGAACCCTTACAATATTAATCTAGAAGTTGGTCCTCCTAGCTTTAACAATAATATGACACCACCAACAATGATGCAGCATTTAGGGCTAGATTCTGCTACTCATTTCCAGCTCTATGGAAGGAACTACATCAACACTGGAGAAGTTCTAAGAGCTGGTGTACCAATGCATCAATATGGATCCCATTTATCATCATCACCCTTAGGAGGAGAAGGATTCACCATTTCAGGGCTTAATTTGAATCTTGGAGGTTCCACATCATCACAAACTATTTTGAGGCCAATGCCATCAACTACTCATACTATGGCTGCTGATTTCAACTCCAACATGATGACAGGTGCAAATAGTAATACCCTTGTTGCTGCAGAGAATAATAATAACTTAGGGTTTGGTGGTGGAGATCAAGTGAATAATGCAAACCCTAATCATGGCAATAGGTACAATATGCAGGGTACTATGGACCATTGTGTGGATCTTGATCATTACTGGCCACCTTCTTACTGA